The genomic segment aatgacaacaacacTGACGCTTCAGGGACACAAAACCAGGACGGAGGGGtttagaaagacacacacacacaaccccttccaacaaacacacacacaaccccttccaacaaacacacacgcaccccattccaacaaacacacacacacataccccattcaaacaaacacacacacaaccccttccaacaaacacacacacacgcaccccattccaacaaacacacacacgcaccccatttcaacaaacacacacacgcaccccattccaacaaacacacacacgcaccccattccaacaaacacacacacacgcaccccattccaacaaacacacacacacgcaccccattccaacaaacacacacacgcaccccattccaacaaacacacacacacataccccattccaacaaacacacacacgcaccccattccaacaaacacacacacacgcaccccattccaacaaacacacacacacgcaccccattccaacaaacacacacacgcaccccatttcaacaaacacacacacgcaccccattccaacaaacacacacacgcaccccattccaacaaacacacacacacacacacaaccccttccaacaaacacacacacacgcaccccattccaacaaacacacacacgcaccccattccaacaaacacacacacacgtaccccattccaacaaacacacacacacgcaccccattccaacaaacacacacacacacccttccaacaaacacacccacacgcaccccattccaacaaacacacacacgcaccccattccaacaaacacacacacacacccttccaacaaacacacacacacgcaccccattccaacaaacacacacacacgcaccccattccaacaaacacacacacacacacgcttctaTTGCAGAGTTTCATGTGGTGATTTTGTGTTTCTGACCGTAAGCGAACCGCGAGCTCCCCGGCACGTCCGTGACGAACGGGTGGGACGTGGCGACCGGCAGCTCGCTGTGGTTACTGGCGGGCCGGCTCTCGTGGGTGGAGCTTCCGTGCCGGATGGGCTGACAGTCCCGAACATGGCGGTGGGAGCGGGAGGGGCCGTGGCCGGGGGCGTACGGCAGCAGGAAGTCATCGTCCATTGAGGCGCTACGAAGCAAAGAGAAACACTCGGTGTTAGATCACTGGATCCATCAGGTGAAGGTCGTCCAGGTCGTcagcgggaggaggagcagctggtagacctgcccccccccccccccccccccacgcatcTGTGACAGATCCTGTCGGAGTTGGCTTCAGCAGCCAAGTTTCAAATCAgcttcaacaacacacacacacacacgttcaacCTGAACAACGTGTTACATTCTGACCTGGATTCAGACTTCATCAACAGAGCGTCTGCAATGATCCGGACCCCAGGAGGACAGCAGGGGGACAGCAGGGGGACAGCAGGGGGACAGCAGGGGGACAGCAGGAGGACAAGCAGGAGGACAAGCAGGAGGACAAGCAGGGGGACAGCAGGGGGACAGCAGGGGGACAGCAGGAGGACAAGCAGGAGGACAAGCAGGAGGACAAGCAGGAGGAAAGCAGGAGGACAGCAGGGGGACAGCAGGAGGACAGCAGGGGGACAGCATGAGGACAGGCAGGAGGACaagcaggaggacaggagagaacCCTGCTAAGTGTCCGGAAGACAAGCAGACCTGTCCATCACaagcaggaggacaggaggaggacagcaggaggaggacaagcaggaggacaggagagaacCCTGCTAagcagaggtgtggactcgagtcatgaatttgatgactttagactcgacttgacaaaatgtaaagagacttgcaactcgacttggacttgaacatcaatgactcgtgacttcacttggacttgagccttttgacttgataagacttgctcctttccccaaaacccaaagattaaaaactaTGTTATTAAAGAGCGctctgtttctttcattgtgtatgtgtgcgtctgtgtgtgtatgtgtgcgtctgtgtgtgtgtgtgtgctgtcaggggtgtaaagtaacgcAAGGCAACTCTCACCGCAGTGTTAGATGCTGCAcagagtggatgacgttccctaacgtgcacgttcaacatatgaaaactgatcgtaaagttcactgttcgcgaaaaatatgcgcgacaggcacaacactgcacagggatccactgcggaggggctgcagagccgcgggctgcagacccctggctgcggcgaaagagcgatttgtttgtttgtttactgctccgccgttaaagagtgcggacatcaaaacattagttcggctataatatcagatccgcctcgcattctctcctcccggtcgccagcctgttatgcctccgcgccgcaccggtgggGGGGTGCACCATACAGTtagagaatcactgcgctacacaggggcggccctagcatatttggggctctatgcaagagcccccccccctcaacaaaaaaaagttgaaaaacggaattgcaactttcagacgttACTTTGCcgtgtaagactgcatttcatttcaaataaacacaacaacgatcgcAACGACATGGTGCTAGCAtaggcctgtcgcgatatgcaataaatcaattaattgcgcgataaattaaaatgagcgataattttttgccggctgcaataaattcagggattaaagttttccgtcgctatgacggatttccgtcaactccgctcgcataaggctaaaaatgagatcgatgcagatcccatccggcagtcggccgcggctgcaggtggacagactcttgtctccgcgctgcccttgcccttggaaaggctcggggcgggaggaacggagaccacggcgagaaaggtttcacaaaagcgttcggggggacgaaggcgggcggaAGCCTGCcagcgacagccccagccgcggagacacgggggtctccgagcggtctgacacaggggtctccgcggagacacggggtctcaattggctcaggcaccgaagtcacgagtcagagtatgtctgttttgtatttatttttatttatttaagtatagtgtaaacttttgttaacagttcatatattattcatagttttaagttaaaaagtttttgtatttatttatatttataatctactttaaaaagttcatatatttggcaataaaaaagtctttcttaaatgtcttccagatgtccagttccagtgttctttaaaaataaaagtttattgatcttcgaaagggtgtacttgcattattatgccattatcattatataagttgaaaatggtgtcaaaacggcaatattatcgcttatcgcaataatttctggggcaattaatcgcacagaaaaatgtgttatcgtgacaggcctaTGCAAGCActcgttttagacagcgtctctcctcaggagaaggaaaacattacgtaacgtttcagcttgacctcagataatatgaacgtgtttaccgttcaaaatcattatttgtcattaagttgcgtttaaTTCAACGTTCTCTtaaaaatgaacgtgttcaTTGAACTCGTTCATGctcaacactgcctgaaactcagtagcctactggcctacctgcctcggcccCCTGcaggtgactcttcagctgtgctggattgctgttcactgcaaagtgaacccggatgagctctactcaccttgaaaatccgctgctgctcaaactcaacaagaagtttgtagactagtgctcgaaaggtcgaccaaagtttaaccaaaagtttaaatatacagtgggacagcggcattttaactttttattttagctgtcatgtggttcatgtcttgacatgtcctcccaaaagttcttaaatgttgtgttgacatgttaaatgtttaatgtcattgcacttgaatttgtaaagatctcctttgattaaaaataactgtttttagattggatttatgagccttgtccttttttgcactgcataggagcggctcccgcaagttttaataaataaataaagattttaaaagcatacatgatccgtgtaaatatattattactctgtgatcaaaaggacttgaaaggactcgaaactcaaactgcaggacttggactggacttgagacttgtcagtcttgactttggacttgactcgggacttgagggcaaagacttgagacttacttgggacttgcaaaaaaatgacttggtcccacctctgctGCTAAGTGTCCGGAAGACAAACAGACCTGTCCATcacaagcaggaggaggacaggaggaggacaggaggaggacaggaggaggacaggagagaacCCTGCTAAGTGTCCGGAAGACAAACAGACCTGTCCATCACaagcaggaggacaggaggacaggagagaacCCTGCTAAGTGTCCGGAAGACAAACAGACCTGTCCATcacaagcaggaggaggacaggatgaggacagcaggaggacaggagagaacCCTGCTAAGTGTCCGGAAGACAAACAGACCTGTCCATCACaagcaggaggacaggaggacaggagagaacCCTGCTAAGTGTCCGGAAGACAAACAGACCTGTCCATCACTTTTCATATTCCATCTTCTTCCTTCTAATCACGGAAGCGCATTACATGAAACCGCTCCAGAGAAACTTGGTTGAAACTTCTCTAACTTTCTGTCTCCGGTAGCAACgagctaacagcagctaacacTTAGCACCGGCGGCTCGCAGGAGACCTACCGGGAGTCCCGGGGCTGGGAGGCCCGGACACGGGGCctcagcagcggcagcagcagcagcagcagccggagaCCTCTCACCGGAGCACCGTCCATGGTGCGAATGAATTCGAGTCGCGCCTCCgctgcttctctcctccttcctgcgGAGGGCAGCGGGCCGGAAGCACACACTCAGCTTCCGGTTACATCACAAAATAAAGCGTGTCAAATTATTAACTTTAtgcattttaaatgattgtAGTTAGGTTTATTTTATGTGATTTTGTGTATTCGAAATTATTGTAGTTAGGTTTATTTATTATATGATTATATGCATTTTAAATTATTGTAGTTAGGTTTAATTTGTTGTGATTTGTACATTTTGAATTACTGTGGtcaggttttatttgttatgtgatattatacatttaaaatgattgtaCTTggatttttataatttttaaatgattgtatttgggttttatttatgtgaTTTCTACATCTTAAATTATTGTAGCTGAAGttattatttctattctatCAGGTTTAGTTTTGTTGGATGCAGAGACTTTTGAACTTTCCTGCCCTGACTGGTCATATGACATCAGATGATGGGGAAtcatttcctgctgaatatCAGATTTAGATTGTTATTGATTTGTGGAGAGTAAAAAAATGACCAGTTTTTTTAGACCAGTTGATTTGAATATTTGGTTATCTGCAAATGTGAATTACCTggagaacacacacgcacacacacgtgacaGATCCTGTCGATCTGGACGAGCCAGGTGGAGTTGGCTTCAGCACCCAAGCGGAACCGAGGGGGTTTCCTGGTTTGTCTCCACTCGAGTTTCAAATCAGCTTCAACAACATGTTACATTCTGACCTGGATTCAGACTTCATCAACGGAACGTAAACATTGCAAATCCCAAGACAACATGTTTACTGCACTTTGTGTTTTGgccagtttgtgtttgattttgtgttgtTACAAAATCAGCTTTTGTgcaataaaaatctgaattaaaCTGATTTAGTCAGAGTGTAAATGATTGTAGttgggttttatttatgtgaTTTCTACATCTTAAATAATTGTAGCTGAAGTTATTATTTCTACTCTATCAGGTTTAGTTTTGTTGGATGCAGAGACTTTTGAACTTTCCTGCCCTGACTGGTCATATGACATCAGATGATGGGGAAtcatttcctgctgaatatCAGATTTAGATTGTTATTGATTTGTGGAgagtaaaacatttgtttttcagaccAGTTGATTTGAATATTTGGTTACTTGCAAATGTGAATTACCTGGAGAACTCTCtgacaaacgcacacactgaactcacacgcacgcgcacacacacacacacagtgaatgaagACAACAGTGCTACTTTAAGCGATGTATCATTTATAACATAAACTTAAAAGATTTCTGAAAGAATTAGTATTGGTCATAGATACACTGGGTTACATTCTGATTTCAGCCCTTTTTTAAAGATgctttaaaattaatttaaaaaaacaaactgccaCCATCAATGAGAACATAAAAGCAAGTGAGAAGCAACAGCTcacatacaaaaaacaaagtgacagaACGTTGACCTGTTTCAGCTGTCGCAGGTTTCCTCCTCAGAAAAAATTCATATCTCAGGTTTCACTTGTCTGCAGCTGCTATCAGTGAATATTCCAGTCCTGCCGGTCTTTGCTGTTCACACTGAGCCACTGTAGCTTCCACACATCTCGGTGAATAAATCCATTGATTAATTATTCAACAAATTAGTGCAACTAACTGCAGAAATGTTTCTAATTTTCACTGCTTTTATGTCGTTGGTTGtttgaaatacatttgaatggACAAAGTCTCAGCAGTTCACCACCTTGATTTCATATCATTCATTTAGGTCCATCATCTCGCTGGTGTTTTGTTTCGATGGGACTATTCACTCTCTGGGACAAGATATCATGatggacagctgagactgacgtGTGAGGGTGGGACCTCGATACCACGGCGACACTTCACTATCACTCAGCACACTGCGAACCCAAAgaacacaagatggcagtgtttgcTTGGGAGTTGACAGTGATCAACTGAGCACAGCAGAGACTTGATAAATTCAGGAAATAAgtgaaaagtaaatataaactcATTGGAAGTGAAGTTAAAATACATCAACTGTGTAGCTGAAGGGAAACTTGAAACCTTCTCCCTGCGTCTCACATTTTCTTCACCGGGTTTTATATTGTCGCTCGGTTAATGAAAACCGAGCGACAATATAAGACCATTGTTTAAACGTACAGTTGACAGAAGTGTCAGAGGCTGCTCAGTGTGAACAAACAGCTGGATCTTAAAAtaccaaacagcagcagtgacgaCCAACATCTGGGGGGGTTCTGTATAttttaaacagcagcaggagcagtgaggagatTGAAGCAGTCACCTGCAACTGGAGCAACCAGCTAATTTAGCCAAAACCAAAATTTGGAGCCAGAATGCGTTTTCTTCAGGTGTAAACATGAAAGAAGAAGCAGCCTGAGTTTGTCTGGTTTATCCAGATGTGACTCTTCCTGCCTGCGGCCTTGAGTTCATGTCTGTTAGAATCTGGAGACCATGTGCACACCAGGAGGAAACCTGGCTGTGAATCCAGTGATGTTACAGGAGTTGACGGTAACCTGGTTACTAAAGTTTCTGATAACTCTGAACCAGGAGCTGAAGCTTTTTCAAACAGGACGATGAACAAGTCCTGCTGCTGACCTGCGACCTCCCCAGGGAATAGGGAGGGTTCAAATACAGATGTGGCGAACATGTCATCAGTTTGTGACGAGTTCAGGAATCACTGTGTTTAAAATGATGCTCATATGAACAAAGACGAGGAGGAGCTGAAACTGCGTCATTTCAGAACTGATCGTAGCTGTACAACAAAAGCATAAGAACCCAAAACAAATATGTACAAATGTACAAACAAAATCATCAGgattaaaacagaaaagattcataaaaacaaaaagatatcCGACAGAGTCACTGTAGATGTGAGTCCATGTGCCGACTTTAAGTGCAATCCACCGATAAACCCGCTCAGACTTTGTGTTTCTGGGTTGGACGGTGAAGTCGTCTCCTCggccacagagaggaggaagaacagcTGGTTAGTTATCATCACCGCCTTCATCTCTCAGGTGGTTTTTATTGCAGCGACTTGAACAACAACATAAATCTacctcaaataaaaacacaaaaaaaactgaaaaaggtcCCTTTCTTCCCCCTGTTCTGTCACTTTAAGAAGCGTTGCATGTAAAGATGCTGATTAATGCCGATGAATCGCAGCCATAACTAAGCAAAGTGTTTCTCTTTAAGATCGGCTGATGTGTTGCTTCCCTGTTTGGTTTCAGGTTGAGATGCAGTAAAGGTTTCCATAGTTTCCACTCAAATGCTAATCTGAAGggttttattccaaaaaaactGACATCTATTCTGGTTCCTGCACAACTTCAGATACTTTAACCACGAAGCAgacgtgtggaggagctgctgcgaCCGTCGGACCGCTCCGACCCAAATCACACCGACTCCACCTCACCTCCTTCTACTGATCggaaacaaataacacaaatagtTCATGATTTGTAATCTATTAAAAGGTTTTTGCTGCCATACTAAGTTTAGGTCAGGTGGGGTTGTTTTGTGGGTTGTGAGATGAGTCACTTCTGCCTGCAGGAGTTTTAAATGTTGCCCAATTAAAAAGGAACAAACCCCTTCCGAGTCGCAGCAGGGAAGAGAAACTCCAACTGAAACTGATCACATGAACATCTGTGAGAAAACCTGAAAACTGAGACGTCACATGATCAGTCGACGGCTCTTTACCAAAGAAAAGTTATGGTGCTgaaaaaagaaggaaggaagaaaggacacgaggaaggaaggagagaaaggggagaGGTTACACAACTCCACCAGCTGGGAGGAGCCAGGTTCAGAGAGGGTGCGTTTGTTTCGCCCTCTGATCTCAGCAAAGAGAAgagtcactgacaggaagtcgGATTTACAGTTGTCCAGTGAAACCACCTAAACTACTGAATCAGGACAAATTACAACAAGTGAttgcaaaagaaaacacagagcagtTCCTGTAATGAAGGATTATTGCATTTGGTTTCATTCTTTGACAGGAAGTGTCCACACAAACATCCCAACTGGAGAATTTAGACTTTCACACATTGCAGCCTCTGAACAGATCTTGAATCTAATTTTAACTCCTAAACTGACAGAAAGTCACATGTGCTGTTTCCTGATGTTACtgctttaaatacatttcctaGTCGTGCTGCTATAGCCTTGGTATTCTGGCTCCTGTATCAGAGCCTGTCAGCCTATTGGTGCACAATCATATGGGTGTGGCATTTCCAGCAGACAGATGTTAGTTTTGGGTATTTATGCATGGGCATGAGCTGAACCTGTCAGACACATAGTACAGGTTTTCCTGTTGTTGACATCTACACTCGATTTACTACTTTTTCAATTATAATAAGGTCAGAAATGACTGCAGTttgctctgcagcagcttcaggaggAACTCAGGTTCTGTTCTCCTTCAGTCCCTGATTCCCTTCATTCATTTAAtcagaagctgttttcagacctgcactgaagaACCAACAGTTTCCTACGAGTTTTAtgagaaagacaaactacaaGAAAATACTGAATACaatttttgggacattttccagagttcatgtctgaaaacagttgAGTTTAAAAGTCATGAACCTGAGAGAAAATCTACATCCGCCCCCCTGTGCTCTCAGAAGCCTGCATGAAAATGTAACGTATTTTTAACGACGCACAACTGGAACAAAAACTTGGTTATATCCCTGCTGTATATTCGACTGCACCCTGTGAGATGTGTTTCAGAGTCAAAGTCATCATGTAAATCCTGTTTCTTTATAAGGCACCTTGTGGCCACATAGGCAAACGGTAGAGTTAGTTTTTGGGGGAAAGCCGCTGAGAAAACTCAGTCAGTGTGTgagcagagacaaacacactgactgagAAACATGCTTCAGATGATTTGTCAGAAGCAGCTAAATTACGTTGACAATAAACGGAGAGTTTAGAGTAATATCTACATTTCTGCTGTTTATAAAAACGGTGGAAAATTTGCAAAAGACGGCAGAAAAACACCAAACTGTTAGAAAAAGGTTTGCTGGTATACCtgaaagacagaggagacaaaggTTAGAGCCCAAACATTTGCTTTTCCCTGCAGAAATAACAACTGTCACCTTGTGTAGTTCATGGTCAGAAATCAAAAAGAATCCTCTCAAAAGGTGAAATTAATTtaagaagaggacagagggagttGCTCATTAGCACCATTGTTCTGTAGTGACGAACTGCAGCCTAATCAGGAGTCAAGTGCGacctttcccccccctccttgcAGTTCTGCTGGTCGCCCGGTTAATTCCACAGTTCACTGATTAATCAACACGCTCAGGAAGATGTTCTTCCCTGCAGGAATTACAGggaagtaaaataaaacagttgGTTTTTCAGAGGAGCCTCCAGCTCTGAACCGAATTTAACAAATCAATCCTCAGAGGTGGAGTTCCTCTCACGGTGGAGcctgagcagaggagaaagacGGGGACGGGCCGGGTGGAGGACGATGTGTTCCTCAGTCACTGCTGTCGTCTTCGTCCTCATCGTCTGACAGGTTGTTGAACTTTGACCCCATCCGGCCGATGGAGTCTGACCGCGCCGCCAGGCTTCCCGACGTCAGCTGCACGAAGCAGTACTCGCAGACCCGAACAGGTTTGGACGACTGGCTGGGCAGGAGGAACTTCTTGTCGGAGCACGGCCCGCAGACCACAAAGCCGCACTTCCTGCAGTGGTGGCGGCGGCTGACAGGTGTGAACTTCACCTTCTGGCAGCGCATGCACACCGTCGCCTCCGAGTCAGGGATCCAGACGGCGGCGTGCTCTCCAGTAGGCGCCTTGCCGCTTTTCTGAAGCAAGTCTCCAACACATTTCCCTATGTGGTTCATCCACTCTGACTTCTCGGTGGCGGTGGCGGCATAGACAGCGAAGGACTTGGTGGGCGTCTTGATGAGCCAACCGTTGCGCAGGTCGCCCTCGTCCGGCACGGTGGCGATGGTGACGCTCTCCAGCGGGATGATGTGCTGCTTGTTGTACTTCTTCTTCTGGATAACGATGTTGCCGTAGACCAAGATGTCGTTGAAGAGGAAGAACTGCCGCGCCTTGGGCTTTTTACGGCAGAGCTTAGTTAGGACGCCTTCGCCAATTAGCACGCGCCCGGGGATGGCCAGCGGCTGCCCGGCTGCACCGAAGCAGCCCTCCACCACCCCGATGCGCTTGGAGTTGGCCTCGCTGTTCGCGAGCCGGTCCACCATCTTCACCTCAcctgaagggagagagagagagacagacgttAAACATTTTCATCAGCAGCTCGGCGTCATCACTCGTTTATTTCAAGCTCTTCTttcaaagattaaataaaagacTCACTTTTATCAACTGTTAATAATATTGTAGAAAAGATTAGCCTTGAAACGAGCGTTCAGGATCAGTGGGACGTGGTGACATCAGCCAAATTCTCATTGATCCAAAACGACAAGTAGACAAAATTATTCTGTTCAATTTATTTGGTTCCAGAATCAAACCTGATTGACTCATCGGACTGAAACGGAAGGTGATGAAGGAAACTGACGCCTCGTGCTTGTAACACAACAACTTTTAAAGCCTTTTAAAACCCACATGTGATGAAGATCAACTCTCTAACCTCGGCCAACATGTGACGTGGTCTTTGAATGTTAAGTTGGAAATAtcaggaaaagccatgtgaacAAGAATGATATTCAGACAGCTCGTACCTCCACCAACAGTCTCCTTTAGAGGCCACGTTCAGGCTGGAGCCACACgactgttttcatttgaaaactcaTCAACTCGACTACAGATACTTCAGGTGTCCACACGACTCCGACAGTTTAGAGCCACGAAAACGGACAAGTTTGGAAATGCTGACAATTCTGCCACTAACCATcaaatgcttcctgtttatACCAGCGTGTGGTCAAGtgatatgtgttttcaggtgtgttcaaCTTAACTTAACAAATGTCAATAGCAGGAGAAAAAGGTCACTCGAAGACAGGGGGACGTTTTACAGTTTCCACTGTACTCCAGCACATTTAATGTGTTCTTATTTGTTGTGATCGATCCAAGATTATCCTGAGGATTCACCAcaagcgagtggacgtgtggacgaggtttctaacacgtgacgtgaaactggaagaacaggaatatctcaggatgaagaagaggagccgaacacgtagaagacgaagacgtccacttggaaacacgaggagattccagagcttttgatgatgaggccgacgccgtgtgggaggagctggaaacaacaaccaATACCGACTCATCACTTCAGCACCACAACTAATAAGAACAAAATCCTCAAATATACGTGTGTAAAGTTGAACAGACTTTTCTTCCAGTTAATAAGCTACTGAGTCCACGTGGTGATTTAATTATTGAGATTTGTTTGTGGGCGGAGCTTAACTAAGTGTAGCAGAAGGAAAGCAGAGTGTAGGTGTAGCAGAGCCTCTTTCCAAACCCCAGAGCTGGAAACGATGTTAATGAGTCAGGATGCCAGTGCAGCCTGGGCCTGGCTCCCCAGTGATCTGCACACTAATGACCCGGAGAGAGAGCGGCAGCAGAGCGCCCTAGAGAGAcagcggggggggtggggggggctgacaTGTCGACCCTGTTAGCCAGGGCTCGCTGCCCACCACTGAGGCAATCAGGCAACCAGCTCCCATCAGCAGAGAGATGAGGGCACGACGAGCAGagactccacagagaaagagagggagcggTGTAAACACAGGCTGGAGGCTCCACCCA from the Limanda limanda chromosome 11, fLimLim1.1, whole genome shotgun sequence genome contains:
- the plekhf2 gene encoding pleckstrin homology domain-containing family F member 2, giving the protein MVDRLANSEANSKRIGVVEGCFGAAGQPLAIPGRVLIGEGVLTKLCRKKPKARQFFLFNDILVYGNIVIQKKKYNKQHIIPLESVTIATVPDEGDLRNGWLIKTPTKSFAVYAATATEKSEWMNHIGKCVGDLLQKSGKAPTGEHAAVWIPDSEATVCMRCQKVKFTPVSRRHHCRKCGFVVCGPCSDKKFLLPSQSSKPVRVCEYCFVQLTSGSLAARSDSIGRMGSKFNNLSDDEDEDDSSD